One genomic region from Danio aesculapii chromosome 24, fDanAes4.1, whole genome shotgun sequence encodes:
- the ccl34b.9 gene encoding chemokine (C-C motif) ligand 34b, duplicate 9, which produces MHLSSASHQMIISSALLLLLCASASGEYFTPVMHPVTPPEFSPMDIRDIVCCKKFTRMKPQIKINSCFFVQETSNCLKSVVLIDKMNKMHCIYPKASWLSERIKHLEEIGVQCTVFNKTD; this is translated from the exons ATGCATCTGTCCTCAGCTTCTCATCAAATGATCATTTCATCTGCTTTGCTTTTGCTCCTGTGTGCTTCTGCATCAGGAG AGTATTTTACGCCGGTTATGCACCCTGTTACCCCACCGGAAT TCTCTCCTATGGACATTAGAGATATAGTTTGCTGCAAGAAATTTACAAGAATGAAACCACAGATCAAAATAAATAGCTGTTTCTTTGTTCAAGAAACAAGCAACTGTCTTAAGAGTGTGGT GTTAATTGACAAAATGAACAAGATGCACTGCATTTATCCTAAAGCTTCATGGCTCAGTGAAAGAATAAAACATCTAGAAGAG ATTGGAGTACAGTGTACAGTATTTAATAAAACAGATTAG